The Candidatus Equadaptatus faecalis genome contains the following window.
AAAATCCCCGTCTTCCTGCGAAAATCGCCGATTCTGCGCAGGAACCAGTGACTTTCGCGAGCGGAGCGAGCTATCGAAAAGAAAAACAAAAAGACGCTGGATTCCGCGCTAAATCCTTGCGGATTTCCGCAGAAAGACGGAGGGAAGGATCGGATTTCCGTACCCTTGCAGGGCACAGGCAGAATGACGGAGAAGAAAAGTTCGTCTTTGTGTGAAACTTTAAGCAATATTGCTTATTGACTGAGGACTAAATCATTATATAATAGAATATGAGAATGGTTCTTATTTTTGGGGCTGGTACGATGAACAAGATGGCGGTACAGATCCGGCGTATCATAAATGAGTCGGAAAAACATCTTACGGCGGAAGAAATTTTTTCAGAGTGCAAAAAGAACGGGGTAAAGGCGTCAGTGGCGAGCGTTTACAGAAATCTTGCCTATCTTGCCGCCGAAGGCTGCATAAAAAGGCTCTCGTTTACCGGAGAGCCTGACCGTTACGACAAATCTGTTTTGCCTCACGAACATCTAATCTGCGAGAGATGCGGACGGATCAGCGACATTGGTTCAGGCGGTTTGAAACAGCTGCTTGAAAAACATTTCGGTACGGAAATTGCCTCTTACGAGCTTTCAATGCGCTATGTTTGTCCCGAGTGCAGACAGAAGGCTGAGAAGGACAAAAATTAACACGGGTTTCATGCCGCAGTGCGGCAAAATCATAAATTCGGAGGGAAATACAATGACGAAATACGCAGGAACACAGACGGAGAAAAATCTGCAGGCAGCTTTTGCAGGCGAATCACAGGCAAGAAACAAATACACTTACTTTGCCTCAAAAGCGAAAAAAGAGGGTTTTGAGCAGATAGCGGCGCTTTTCCTTAAAACAGCCGACAACGAGAAAGA
Protein-coding sequences here:
- a CDS encoding transcriptional repressor, giving the protein MVLIFGAGTMNKMAVQIRRIINESEKHLTAEEIFSECKKNGVKASVASVYRNLAYLAAEGCIKRLSFTGEPDRYDKSVLPHEHLICERCGRISDIGSGGLKQLLEKHFGTEIASYELSMRYVCPECRQKAEKDKN